In the genome of Abditibacteriota bacterium, one region contains:
- a CDS encoding ROK family protein, whose amino-acid sequence MKIYVGFDVGGTKCASVCATERDGGLDFVGRKEFATDGIGPGEAIDRFVSLAEEILAGNGAGWESAAGIGISCGGPLSSKRGVILCPPNLPGWIDVPIVDIIEKRLGVKAFLQNDAKACAMAENTFGAGKGASNMIFCTMGTGFGAGLILDGRVYCGECDMAGEVGHLRLAEDGPVGFGKRGSFEGFCSGGGIARLAKALVADKLANGEAVGFCPDMSGVDAITARTVCAAARAGDPVALEVVETAGEKLGEGLSLLIDILNPEVIVIGSVFARNVDLFKPAAMRAIERETISYSRAAVRLEPAALGDSIGDYAAICLAMEAEKK is encoded by the coding sequence ATGAAGATATACGTGGGTTTTGACGTAGGCGGCACCAAGTGCGCCTCGGTGTGCGCCACAGAGAGGGACGGCGGTCTGGACTTTGTCGGCAGGAAGGAGTTTGCCACAGACGGCATCGGCCCCGGCGAGGCCATAGACAGGTTTGTCTCTCTGGCGGAAGAGATACTGGCCGGGAACGGCGCCGGCTGGGAGTCGGCTGCCGGCATAGGCATCAGCTGCGGCGGCCCTCTGTCCTCCAAAAGGGGAGTCATCCTCTGCCCGCCCAATCTGCCGGGCTGGATCGACGTGCCTATAGTGGATATCATAGAAAAGCGGCTGGGCGTCAAGGCCTTTTTGCAAAATGACGCCAAGGCCTGCGCCATGGCGGAAAACACCTTCGGAGCAGGCAAGGGCGCCTCGAATATGATATTCTGCACCATGGGCACCGGCTTTGGAGCCGGGCTCATACTGGACGGCAGAGTCTATTGCGGAGAGTGCGATATGGCCGGAGAGGTGGGGCATCTGCGTCTGGCAGAGGACGGCCCCGTGGGCTTTGGCAAGAGGGGCTCCTTTGAGGGCTTTTGCAGCGGAGGCGGCATAGCCCGCCTGGCTAAGGCACTGGTGGCGGACAAACTGGCCAACGGAGAGGCTGTGGGCTTTTGCCCGGATATGTCCGGCGTGGACGCCATCACTGCCCGGACCGTGTGCGCCGCCGCCCGCGCGGGAGACCCGGTGGCTCTGGAAGTGGTGGAAACAGCCGGTGAAAAGCTGGGAGAGGGCTTGTCCCTGCTCATAGACATACTCAATCCCGAGGTCATCGTCATAGGCAGCGTGTTTGCCCGCAACGTGGACCTCTTCAAGCCCGCTGCCATGAGAGCCATAGAAAGAGAGACTATCTCCTATTCCCGGGCAGCCGTCAGGCTGGAGCCGGCGGCCCTGGGAGACAGCATAGGCGACTACGCCGCCATATGTCTGGCCATGGAGGCCGAAAAGAAATAA
- a CDS encoding phosphoribosylglycinamide formyltransferase, with protein MKPVSIAVLVSGAGRGSNMTALIEGCQQGVINGSVTLVIGVRADSPAMLKAAELGCRTLVIAPKSFDREEDYQNAVYDALAGNGTDLVCLAGYMRLLGEKVLCAWRNRIMNVHPSLLPSFCGKGMYGHHVHEAALKRGVKFSGCTVHIVDETYDTGPIVKQTVVPVEPGDTPDTLAARILPNEHKTYVECVRLFSLGKLKIRDGIVYIEE; from the coding sequence ATGAAGCCTGTCAGCATTGCCGTATTGGTGTCGGGAGCCGGCAGAGGCTCCAATATGACCGCCCTGATAGAGGGCTGTCAGCAGGGTGTGATAAACGGGAGCGTGACTCTGGTCATAGGCGTCAGGGCGGATTCGCCGGCCATGCTAAAGGCCGCGGAGCTTGGCTGCCGCACTCTGGTCATCGCCCCCAAGTCCTTTGACAGAGAAGAAGACTATCAGAACGCCGTGTATGACGCTCTGGCCGGGAACGGCACCGACCTGGTCTGTCTGGCGGGATATATGCGTCTCCTGGGCGAAAAGGTGCTCTGCGCCTGGCGCAACAGGATCATGAACGTGCATCCCTCCCTGCTGCCCAGCTTTTGCGGCAAGGGCATGTACGGCCACCACGTCCACGAGGCCGCCCTGAAACGGGGAGTGAAATTCAGCGGCTGCACGGTGCACATAGTGGACGAGACCTATGACACGGGCCCCATCGTCAAGCAGACGGTGGTCCCGGTGGAGCCCGGGGACACTCCGGACACCCTGGCGGCCAGGATACTGCCCAACGAGCACAAGACCTACGTGGAATGCGTGCGGCTGTTTTCGCTGGGCAAGCTGAAGATCAGAGACGGCATAGTATATATCGAGGAATGA
- a CDS encoding phosphoribosylformylglycinamidine cyclo-ligase: protein MSDNSYKSAGVDIEAGELAVQKMKQYVHATYNDCCLTELGSFGGLFRPDLSGCKEPVLVSSIDGVGTKVKIAAMMNKYDTVGQDIVNHCIDDILVQGAKPLFFMDYYATSRLDPAVAAEIVKGMSIAACSAGCVILGGETAEMPGVYEKGEFDIAGAIVGLADRARIVDGSRIEKGNALVGIPSSGPHTNGYSLIRKLFFADGLFTTDSRPELLGGEKLGDALLKPHKCYLRPVEKVLDRIDVKGMAHITGGGFYSNIKRILPKDCKAVVRSGSFPVLPVFELIRQTGNIDDVEMHRAFNMGIGFVLAVAPGDVREVMAILADAGEKSYEIGVIEGSDEPCVEVIF from the coding sequence ATGTCCGACAATTCCTACAAGAGCGCCGGAGTGGATATAGAAGCCGGCGAGCTGGCAGTACAGAAAATGAAGCAATACGTGCATGCCACGTACAACGACTGCTGTCTCACGGAGCTGGGCTCCTTCGGAGGCCTTTTCCGCCCCGACCTGTCCGGCTGCAAGGAGCCGGTGCTGGTGTCCAGCATAGACGGCGTGGGCACCAAGGTCAAGATAGCGGCCATGATGAACAAATACGACACGGTGGGACAGGATATAGTGAACCACTGTATCGACGACATACTGGTCCAGGGGGCGAAGCCTCTGTTTTTCATGGACTACTACGCCACCTCCCGCCTGGATCCTGCCGTGGCCGCGGAGATAGTGAAGGGCATGAGCATAGCCGCCTGCAGCGCCGGCTGCGTGATACTGGGCGGCGAGACTGCCGAGATGCCCGGAGTGTATGAAAAGGGCGAGTTTGACATAGCCGGCGCCATAGTGGGGCTGGCGGACAGAGCCCGCATAGTGGACGGCTCCCGCATAGAAAAGGGCAACGCGCTGGTGGGCATCCCTTCCTCGGGGCCTCACACCAACGGCTATTCCCTGATACGCAAGCTGTTTTTTGCCGACGGCCTCTTCACCACCGATTCCCGGCCGGAGCTGCTGGGCGGCGAGAAGCTGGGCGACGCCCTCCTGAAGCCTCACAAGTGCTACCTGAGGCCGGTGGAAAAGGTGCTGGACCGCATAGACGTGAAGGGCATGGCCCACATCACCGGCGGCGGCTTTTACAGCAACATAAAGCGCATACTGCCCAAGGATTGCAAGGCTGTGGTCAGGTCGGGCTCCTTCCCTGTGCTGCCCGTATTTGAGCTCATCCGGCAGACCGGCAACATAGACGACGTGGAAATGCACCGGGCCTTCAACATGGGTATAGGCTTTGTGCTGGCCGTGGCTCCCGGGGACGTCCGGGAGGTCATGGCAATTCTGGCGGACGCCGGAGAAAAGTCCTATGAGATAGGCGTTATTGAGGGCTCAGATGAGCCCTGTGTAGAGGTGATATTCTGA
- a CDS encoding adenylosuccinate lyase: MLDRYSLPEMKQIWSEENKFRTWLDVEIAVAEAWEHFGTAPAGTLEKIREHASFTVERIEEIEQETHHDLIAFVKCITENMGDEQRFVHYGVTSYDIEDTALALRLRASADIIIRDLEALQATVGRLAREHAHTPCIGRTHGVHAEPVTFGFKMCVWYSMLCRDIERVKAAREEINTGKISGAVGIFGNAEPYLEERVCNTLGLRNAPVSTQIIQRDRHAQLLSAFAIAASDCENWATEMRNLQRTEILEVQEMFLPGQRGSSAMPHKRNPWRFETIVGLARVIRANVIPAMESITSWHERDNTNSACERVIFADSCCALDFILTSFNKLMNKLEINKDNMLANLSRMGQLVFSEHVLLCLIRKGLTREEGYKVCQRNAARTWDENVSFREALEQDPVIREKLSREDLDSCFDLEHHYRNVDTILKRLGLDGAEV; the protein is encoded by the coding sequence ATGTTAGACAGATATTCTCTTCCCGAGATGAAGCAGATCTGGTCCGAGGAAAACAAGTTCCGGACCTGGCTGGACGTGGAGATCGCCGTAGCCGAAGCCTGGGAGCATTTCGGCACTGCCCCGGCAGGCACTCTGGAAAAGATCAGAGAGCACGCCTCCTTTACCGTGGAGCGCATCGAAGAGATAGAGCAGGAGACCCATCACGACCTTATTGCTTTTGTCAAATGCATCACCGAAAACATGGGCGACGAGCAGCGCTTTGTCCATTACGGCGTCACCAGCTACGACATCGAGGACACGGCTCTGGCTCTGAGGCTGCGGGCTTCGGCGGACATCATCATCCGCGATCTGGAAGCCCTGCAGGCCACCGTGGGCCGGCTGGCCCGGGAGCACGCCCATACTCCCTGCATAGGCCGCACTCACGGCGTGCACGCGGAGCCCGTGACCTTTGGCTTCAAGATGTGCGTGTGGTACAGCATGCTGTGCCGGGATATAGAGCGGGTCAAGGCTGCCAGAGAAGAGATCAACACGGGCAAGATATCCGGAGCGGTGGGCATCTTCGGCAACGCAGAGCCCTATCTGGAGGAGCGGGTGTGCAACACCCTGGGCCTCAGGAACGCTCCCGTGTCCACCCAGATCATTCAGAGGGACAGACACGCTCAGCTGCTGTCCGCCTTTGCCATCGCCGCCTCCGACTGCGAGAACTGGGCCACCGAGATGCGCAACCTGCAGCGGACGGAGATACTGGAGGTGCAGGAGATGTTTTTGCCCGGCCAGCGGGGCTCCTCCGCCATGCCTCACAAGAGAAACCCCTGGCGCTTCGAGACCATAGTCGGTCTGGCGAGGGTGATCCGCGCCAACGTGATCCCCGCCATGGAGAGCATCACCTCCTGGCATGAGAGGGACAACACCAACTCCGCCTGCGAAAGAGTCATATTTGCCGACAGCTGCTGCGCTCTGGACTTCATCCTCACCTCCTTCAACAAGCTGATGAACAAGCTGGAGATCAACAAGGACAACATGCTGGCCAATCTGAGCAGGATGGGGCAGCTGGTGTTTTCGGAGCACGTGCTCCTGTGCCTCATACGCAAGGGACTCACCCGGGAAGAGGGCTACAAGGTGTGCCAGCGCAACGCTGCCAGGACCTGGGATGAAAACGTGTCCTTCCGGGAAGCTCTGGAGCAGGATCCCGTCATCCGGGAAAAGCTCAGCCGGGAGGATCTGGACAGCTGCTTTGACCTGGAGCACCACTACAGGAACGTGGACACCATACTGAAGCGGCTGGGTCTGGACGGAGCCGAGGTGTAA
- the purE gene encoding 5-(carboxyamino)imidazole ribonucleotide mutase, with the protein MPKALVVMGSRSDWDTVQKACDILDEYKVDYERVVCSAHRNPEKLFRIASAAESEGYEVVIAAAGMAAALPGVIAGLTPLPVIGIPCKSANLDGLDALLSIAQMPPGVPVATVAIDGAKNAGILAVQILSVKYPDLRQKMIEYKNSLKQ; encoded by the coding sequence ATGCCAAAAGCGTTAGTGGTCATGGGCTCCCGTTCCGACTGGGACACGGTCCAGAAGGCCTGTGATATATTGGATGAGTACAAGGTGGACTATGAGCGCGTGGTGTGCTCTGCCCACAGAAACCCCGAGAAGCTGTTTCGGATAGCCTCTGCCGCCGAGAGCGAAGGCTATGAGGTGGTCATAGCGGCGGCGGGAATGGCCGCGGCTCTGCCGGGCGTCATAGCCGGGCTCACCCCTCTCCCCGTCATCGGTATCCCCTGCAAGAGCGCCAATCTGGACGGCCTTGACGCCCTTTTGTCCATTGCCCAGATGCCTCCGGGAGTGCCGGTGGCCACAGTGGCCATAGACGGCGCCAAAAACGCCGGCATACTGGCGGTCCAGATACTGAGCGTCAAATATCCGGACCTGCGCCAAAAAATGATCGAGTACAAAAATTCACTGAAGCAATAA
- a CDS encoding discoidin domain-containing protein, which translates to MKALLFVLITVLMSLPAFAAGTRAVRTDALLLSGSGDDLSLRGAGLLAKEIQKRCGPVAAGPSPFVITVRHTQEPGFSVMAGADSVLIEGNDLMAGIGSFLRQCSFAKGLLTCPMGSYAETPDMDLRGMYLASHFANYYECAPLEEIDGLLEDMVLWGCNAVQVWFDMHQYMGFADPDAQKQIGRLRHIQKTANSLGMKFGLTCLANEGYADSPEEYRVRVKNPGNYGTEMCPSIPEARRLIADNLAQAATAFDNVDIFWIWPYDQGGCWCSDCVPYGGNGYIKAVREIIPRYRELFPRCEIWLSAWKMDYFRGNEGEIAGLNGFLASPEAEAVAGVITGQDEYDLQTELDRRPPHIPLAAFPEISMYGSFPWGGYGANILTGFNARVWDLMKDRVSACWPYSEGYYEDAAKFQYLAYMWDKSRSADDVLAEYSGWFFSTKTTGAFRELADILEASHRRTGWNVSGDLSRSARALELVRQMERQLPPWSRNSLRFRLLECRCAIDSILAEGSPTDKEVQRRLAPLCRQITRLCSLQKSHLKPPPFPAPKDPKDLAWGKKCLVSGCLPGYENSAQSLTDGIYGTDDPENFWASSREDPEPEITIDLAEEKDPESIALRFRSIGGVYRFVPSEVRFFVSADGTGFTPLKVLGIHPENTLRSEHADYASPMVPAEYSPADPAHRWEYTISPGPARGRYVKIVLGKSQCREEPWSGLNELTEIEIF; encoded by the coding sequence GTGAAAGCCCTGCTCTTTGTACTGATTACCGTCCTCATGTCTCTGCCGGCCTTCGCAGCCGGGACAAGAGCCGTCAGGACCGACGCCCTGCTGCTGTCCGGCTCCGGCGACGACCTCAGCCTCCGGGGAGCCGGGCTCCTCGCCAAAGAGATACAAAAGCGCTGCGGCCCCGTCGCCGCCGGTCCATCCCCCTTTGTCATCACGGTCAGGCACACCCAAGAGCCGGGATTTTCGGTCATGGCCGGCGCTGACTCGGTCCTCATAGAGGGCAATGACCTGATGGCCGGCATAGGCTCATTTTTGAGGCAGTGCAGTTTTGCAAAGGGCCTTCTCACCTGCCCCATGGGGAGCTATGCGGAGACCCCGGACATGGACCTGCGGGGAATGTATCTGGCTTCGCATTTTGCCAATTATTACGAGTGCGCCCCTCTCGAAGAGATAGACGGGCTGCTGGAGGATATGGTCCTTTGGGGCTGCAACGCCGTGCAGGTCTGGTTTGACATGCACCAGTATATGGGCTTTGCCGATCCCGATGCCCAAAAGCAGATCGGAAGGCTCCGGCATATCCAGAAGACCGCCAACTCTTTGGGCATGAAGTTCGGCCTGACCTGTCTTGCCAACGAAGGCTACGCCGACAGCCCCGAGGAATACAGAGTCAGAGTCAAAAATCCGGGGAATTACGGCACCGAGATGTGTCCCTCCATCCCCGAGGCCCGCCGGCTCATAGCCGACAATCTGGCTCAGGCAGCCACTGCCTTTGACAACGTGGATATTTTCTGGATATGGCCCTACGACCAGGGAGGCTGCTGGTGCAGCGACTGCGTTCCCTACGGAGGCAACGGCTATATCAAGGCGGTCAGAGAGATCATACCCCGCTATCGGGAACTGTTCCCCCGATGTGAGATATGGCTGTCTGCCTGGAAGATGGACTATTTCAGAGGCAACGAAGGAGAAATAGCCGGCCTCAACGGGTTCCTGGCCTCCCCGGAGGCCGAGGCTGTGGCGGGAGTCATCACCGGACAGGACGAATACGATCTGCAGACGGAGCTGGACCGCCGACCGCCCCATATACCCCTGGCCGCTTTTCCGGAGATATCCATGTACGGCTCCTTCCCCTGGGGAGGCTACGGAGCCAATATACTGACCGGCTTCAACGCCCGGGTGTGGGACCTGATGAAGGACAGAGTCTCTGCGTGCTGGCCCTACTCAGAGGGGTATTATGAGGACGCGGCCAAGTTTCAGTATCTGGCATATATGTGGGACAAGAGCCGCAGCGCCGATGACGTGCTGGCAGAATACTCGGGCTGGTTCTTTTCTACCAAGACGACCGGGGCCTTCCGGGAGCTTGCTGACATACTGGAAGCATCCCACAGAAGGACGGGCTGGAACGTATCCGGCGACCTGTCGCGTTCTGCAAGAGCCCTGGAGCTGGTCAGGCAGATGGAGCGGCAATTACCGCCATGGAGCAGGAACAGCCTGCGCTTTAGGCTACTTGAGTGCAGATGCGCCATCGACAGCATTCTGGCAGAGGGCAGCCCCACGGACAAAGAAGTCCAAAGGCGACTTGCTCCCCTGTGCCGGCAGATCACAAGGCTCTGCAGCCTGCAGAAGAGCCACCTGAAGCCGCCGCCCTTCCCTGCTCCCAAAGACCCGAAGGACCTGGCCTGGGGCAAAAAGTGCCTGGTGTCCGGCTGTCTCCCGGGATATGAAAACAGCGCCCAAAGCCTGACCGACGGCATCTATGGGACCGATGACCCCGAAAATTTCTGGGCCTCGTCGAGAGAGGACCCAGAGCCGGAGATCACCATAGATCTGGCAGAAGAAAAAGATCCGGAGAGCATAGCGCTGCGCTTCCGCAGCATCGGCGGCGTTTACAGGTTCGTCCCCTCGGAGGTGCGGTTTTTCGTGTCGGCCGACGGGACCGGCTTCACTCCTCTGAAGGTGCTGGGGATCCATCCCGAGAATACTCTCAGGAGCGAACATGCAGACTATGCGTCCCCCATGGTCCCCGCGGAATACTCCCCTGCGGACCCTGCCCATCGGTGGGAATACACCATCAGCCCCGGTCCTGCCCGGGGCAGATACGTGAAGATCGTTCTGGGAAAGAGTCAGTGCAGGGAAGAGCCCTGGTCCGGCCTCAACGAGCTTACGGAAATAGAGATATTCTGA
- the gyrA gene encoding DNA gyrase subunit A, which yields MDYAMSVIISRALPDVRDGLKPVQRRILTAMNDLNLVPASPHRKSAKIAGDTSGNYHPHGEAIIYPTMVRMAQVFNARYPLIDAQGNMGSIDGDPPAAMRYTEMRMSPYAIEMLRDLEKDTVEWGDNYDQTRREPLTLPSRIPNLLANGSSGIAVGMATNIPPHNLSELCDGLVYLIDHPDCSTEDLMGCIKGPDFPTAGLILGTGGMKKAYETGHGSITMQAVTAIEHMENGREAIIVTELPYQVNKTSLIEKIARLAKDKKIDGISDIPDYSDRNGMRIQIELKKDANAKKILSYLYKHTDLRKSYGIIMLALVDGAPKILSLKEMMELYLKHRYDVTIRKTKYDLRLALRRAHIVEGLLTAIDNIDRVISIIRGSSSAAEARTQLMQTFGLTWQQATAILDMQLRQLAGLERTKLEDELVRLLKSIAFMEDLLSDKAKLLGYIKDDLILLKDTHGDNRRTRIINKEAQDIGEDELIPKENNIVTITKDGYVKRMPLDTFRSSYKTPKGKLAIGARELDRINNIFTASTDSIILFFSDRGKVYKLKTFEIPQATRQQQGTAVINLIGIEPSEKIVANLALDSSELSGYLVMATEKGEVKRCSLEHFRSIRSNGLLVFDVEKGDVMRWALATGGSDEIILVTAEGMSIRFAEQDVRASGRTSGGVRGIKLSPNDRVVGMTLAGGQGRLLCVTEYGYGKQTDLAEYRQQARGGKGVKTFKCSDKTGLLVNAVTVKDKDTILIAASDRRTIRLKIRDIRETGRSAQGLRIIQLEPNKIASPEARVVSIERLPNPDDLQKEIDAPEPRQPEGGLGIVDE from the coding sequence ATGGACTACGCCATGAGCGTGATCATATCCAGGGCCCTTCCCGACGTCCGCGACGGGCTGAAGCCTGTCCAGAGACGCATACTGACGGCCATGAACGACCTGAATCTCGTTCCCGCCAGTCCTCACAGAAAGTCGGCCAAGATAGCCGGCGACACCTCGGGCAATTATCACCCTCACGGCGAAGCCATCATCTACCCTACCATGGTCAGGATGGCTCAGGTATTCAACGCCAGATACCCTCTTATCGACGCTCAGGGCAACATGGGCTCCATCGACGGCGACCCACCCGCAGCCATGCGCTACACCGAGATGCGCATGTCTCCCTATGCCATAGAGATGCTGAGGGACCTGGAAAAGGACACCGTGGAATGGGGCGACAACTACGACCAGACCCGCCGGGAGCCTCTCACGCTGCCCTCCCGCATACCCAATCTGCTGGCCAACGGCTCTTCGGGCATAGCGGTGGGCATGGCCACCAACATACCTCCTCACAATCTGAGCGAGCTATGCGACGGTCTCGTGTATCTCATAGACCATCCCGACTGCTCCACCGAGGACCTGATGGGATGTATCAAGGGCCCCGACTTCCCCACTGCCGGCCTGATACTGGGCACCGGCGGTATGAAAAAGGCCTATGAGACTGGTCACGGCTCCATCACCATGCAGGCAGTCACAGCCATAGAGCACATGGAAAACGGCAGAGAAGCCATCATAGTCACGGAGCTGCCCTATCAGGTCAACAAGACCTCTCTCATAGAAAAGATCGCCCGCCTGGCAAAGGACAAGAAGATAGACGGCATATCCGACATCCCCGACTATTCCGACCGCAACGGGATGCGGATACAGATAGAGCTCAAAAAGGACGCCAACGCCAAGAAGATACTGAGCTATCTCTACAAGCACACCGACCTGCGCAAGAGCTACGGCATCATCATGCTGGCTCTGGTGGACGGAGCGCCGAAGATCCTCTCTCTGAAGGAGATGATGGAGCTGTATCTGAAGCACCGCTACGACGTGACCATCCGCAAGACCAAATACGACCTGAGGCTCGCCCTTCGCCGGGCCCACATAGTGGAAGGTCTGCTGACGGCCATAGACAATATAGACAGGGTGATATCCATCATCCGCGGCTCCTCCTCGGCGGCGGAGGCCCGCACTCAGCTGATGCAGACCTTCGGCCTCACCTGGCAGCAGGCCACGGCCATTCTGGATATGCAGCTGAGACAGCTGGCCGGCCTGGAGCGCACCAAGCTGGAGGACGAGCTGGTCAGGCTCCTCAAGAGCATCGCCTTTATGGAGGACCTGCTCTCGGACAAGGCAAAGCTCCTGGGCTACATCAAGGATGACCTGATCCTCCTGAAGGACACCCACGGGGACAACCGGCGCACCCGGATCATCAACAAGGAAGCTCAGGACATAGGCGAGGACGAGCTGATACCCAAAGAAAACAACATAGTCACCATCACCAAGGACGGCTATGTCAAGCGCATGCCTCTGGACACCTTCAGGTCCTCCTACAAGACCCCCAAGGGCAAGCTGGCCATAGGGGCCAGAGAGCTGGACAGGATAAACAACATATTCACGGCGTCCACCGACAGCATCATACTGTTCTTCTCGGACAGAGGCAAGGTGTACAAGCTGAAGACCTTTGAGATACCTCAGGCCACCCGTCAGCAGCAGGGCACTGCCGTCATCAACCTCATAGGCATAGAGCCCTCGGAGAAGATAGTGGCCAATCTGGCGCTGGACAGCAGCGAGCTCTCGGGCTATCTGGTCATGGCCACCGAAAAGGGAGAGGTCAAGCGCTGCTCTCTGGAACACTTCCGCTCCATCAGGTCCAACGGGCTCCTGGTGTTTGACGTGGAAAAGGGCGACGTCATGCGCTGGGCCCTGGCCACCGGCGGCTCAGACGAGATCATATTGGTCACTGCCGAAGGCATGAGCATACGCTTTGCCGAGCAGGACGTCAGGGCTTCCGGCAGGACCTCCGGCGGCGTCAGGGGCATCAAGCTGTCGCCCAACGACCGGGTAGTGGGCATGACTCTGGCCGGCGGACAGGGCAGGCTGCTGTGCGTCACCGAATACGGCTACGGCAAGCAGACGGACCTGGCGGAATACAGGCAGCAGGCCCGGGGCGGCAAGGGCGTCAAGACCTTCAAGTGCTCCGACAAGACGGGTCTCCTGGTCAACGCAGTCACCGTCAAGGACAAGGACACCATTCTCATAGCCGCCAGCGACAGAAGGACCATCCGCCTGAAGATCAGAGACATCAGAGAGACCGGCCGCAGCGCTCAGGGGCTGCGCATCATACAGCTGGAGCCCAACAAGATCGCCAGTCCCGAGGCCAGGGTGGTATCCATAGAAAGACTGCCCAATCCCGACGATCTGCAAAAGGAGATCGACGCCCCGGAGCCCCGGCAGCCCGAAGGCGGTCTGGGTATAGTGGACGAATAA
- a CDS encoding Hsp20/alpha crystallin family protein: MRKIGEDTLFHLFKQGHNKKDDVWEPKVDIFETSCRLYIRVALAGVAKEDIGIAFSDTFDCLIINGERKEPSFANPIKYHRLEIYYGSFEKRIDIPAGIFIEPGSARAEFRSGILTIELTKKDNITTHISIAD; encoded by the coding sequence ATGCGCAAGATCGGTGAAGATACCCTGTTTCATCTCTTCAAGCAGGGACACAACAAAAAGGATGACGTATGGGAGCCCAAAGTGGACATTTTCGAGACCTCCTGCCGGCTGTATATACGCGTAGCCCTGGCAGGCGTAGCCAAGGAGGATATAGGCATAGCCTTTTCCGACACCTTTGACTGTCTGATCATCAACGGCGAGCGAAAGGAGCCCTCCTTTGCCAATCCCATCAAATACCACAGGCTGGAGATCTATTACGGCAGCTTCGAAAAGCGCATAGACATCCCGGCGGGCATCTTCATAGAGCCCGGCTCGGCCCGCGCCGAGTTCCGCAGCGGGATACTGACCATAGAGCTGACCAAGAAAGACAATATTACCACTCACATATCGATAGCAGACTAA